A stretch of the Corynebacterium maris DSM 45190 genome encodes the following:
- a CDS encoding GDSL-type esterase/lipase family protein: protein MIQAVSRRLLVLVAAVVTAAAALALPTGVAEAQERNLVVFGDSVIANPTVPEYLAGGLSSNIANGQSSRGSSGNPAEGCPQGHNWGRGAAERLGMPAWDYSCSGAVSMSPGPQFSTQVDTAIRTGGLTDATQRVVISTGFNDTYNNVQMSNGQIIQSFVGAMAPQVERIKQAAPNARIQIVGYPSITAGDHICLFRVGPNVSDRTYVPQVNQWQWQAQDMQIALANATNVEFLDLKPSTSDNHMCAPDDKRMWAGLVDFYGGPGNLPFHVNDRGHAHVAHVIAHS, encoded by the coding sequence ATGATCCAGGCAGTGTCACGCCGCCTCCTCGTCCTCGTCGCCGCCGTGGTGACCGCTGCCGCCGCCCTGGCGCTGCCCACCGGCGTCGCCGAGGCGCAAGAGCGCAACCTGGTGGTCTTCGGCGACTCCGTCATCGCCAACCCCACCGTCCCCGAGTATCTGGCCGGGGGACTGTCCAGCAACATCGCCAACGGCCAGTCCTCCCGCGGCTCCTCCGGCAACCCCGCCGAAGGCTGCCCGCAAGGACACAACTGGGGCCGCGGCGCCGCCGAGCGGCTCGGCATGCCCGCCTGGGACTACTCCTGCTCCGGGGCCGTCTCCATGTCCCCGGGCCCGCAGTTCTCCACCCAGGTCGACACCGCCATCCGCACCGGCGGCCTGACCGACGCCACCCAGCGCGTGGTCATCTCCACCGGCTTCAACGACACCTACAACAACGTCCAGATGTCTAACGGTCAGATCATCCAGTCCTTCGTCGGCGCGATGGCCCCGCAGGTCGAGCGCATCAAGCAGGCCGCCCCCAACGCCCGCATCCAGATCGTCGGCTACCCGTCGATCACCGCCGGCGACCACATCTGCCTCTTCCGCGTCGGCCCGAACGTCTCCGACCGCACCTACGTGCCCCAGGTCAACCAGTGGCAGTGGCAGGCCCAGGACATGCAGATCGCTCTGGCAAACGCCACCAACGTCGAGTTCCTGGACCTGAAACCCTCCACCTCCGACAACCACATGTGCGCCCCCGACGACAAGCGCATGTGGGCCGGACTCGTGGACTTCTACGGCGGACCGGGCAACCTGCCCTTCCACGTCAACGACCGCGGCCACGCCCACGTCGCGCACGTGATCGCACACAGCTAA
- a CDS encoding glycoside hydrolase family 3 protein, translating into MTTRQPTLGSRSKRIIDHDGLQFRDLDGDGKLTPYEDWRLPAGERAADLVGRMTPQEKAGLMVIGSHHPGYSGFLPNPSDELLNPEDVWRDANPITSQPYPEPVLVTSSTDNAINLRHQRFLICRDNLAPKELAVWTNAVQEVAENSRLGIPVSFASNPRNHVALVAQFGVNESAGVFSEWPNELGLAALDDAELMETFGAEIAKEWRAGGIHKLYGYMADVASEPRWSRFNGTFGEDPGLASDYTAAVVRGMQGEKLSDASVATTIKHFPGGGVRLDGHDPHFEWGQTNEYPTEDALATYHLPPFQAAVDAGASSIMPYYAKPVNSSATQLPAEQWAGPGRQFAEVAFAYDPIFLATILREQMGHAGYVNSDSGIIDAMPWGVEELSKPERFAAAVKAGTDIFSDMADPTELNKAYEQGLLADADLDRACTRLLTELFELGLFDNPYVDEDAAAEIIGAEEISALGAKAQRQSVTLLRTGEILPLRPNTKIYAYATGRTQIDSVQEKLAAAVEKFGATLVDAPEEADLAIVWARPEIALFEDDREGVALSVDPGDNGVDVERVVEIEKTVPTLLAVNMTNPWLLAEIEPGAAAVVATFEITPENLLRSLAGEDGGPQGTLPLTVPRSAQAIADSPRDVPGKFCGEDYVYLDRDGVAYSYGHGLRY; encoded by the coding sequence ATGACCACCCGGCAACCGACACTGGGATCCCGCAGCAAACGCATCATCGACCACGACGGACTGCAGTTCCGCGACCTCGACGGCGACGGGAAGCTGACCCCCTACGAGGACTGGCGCCTGCCGGCGGGCGAGCGCGCCGCCGACCTCGTGGGACGCATGACCCCGCAGGAAAAGGCGGGGCTCATGGTCATCGGCTCGCACCACCCCGGCTACTCCGGCTTCCTGCCGAACCCGAGCGACGAGCTGCTCAACCCCGAGGACGTCTGGCGCGACGCCAACCCGATCACCTCCCAGCCCTACCCGGAGCCGGTGCTGGTGACCTCGTCCACGGACAACGCCATCAACCTGCGCCACCAGCGCTTCCTCATCTGCCGTGACAACCTGGCCCCGAAGGAGCTGGCGGTCTGGACCAACGCGGTGCAGGAGGTCGCCGAGAACTCCCGGCTGGGCATCCCCGTCAGCTTCGCCTCCAACCCGCGCAACCACGTGGCGTTGGTCGCCCAGTTCGGCGTCAATGAATCCGCCGGCGTGTTCTCCGAATGGCCGAACGAACTCGGCCTGGCCGCACTCGACGACGCCGAGCTGATGGAGACCTTCGGCGCGGAGATCGCGAAGGAATGGCGCGCCGGCGGCATCCACAAGCTCTACGGCTACATGGCCGACGTCGCCTCCGAACCGCGCTGGTCGCGCTTCAACGGCACCTTCGGCGAAGACCCTGGGCTGGCCAGCGACTACACGGCGGCCGTGGTCCGCGGCATGCAGGGAGAGAAGCTTTCCGACGCCTCCGTGGCCACCACCATCAAGCACTTCCCGGGCGGCGGCGTGCGCCTCGACGGCCACGACCCGCACTTCGAGTGGGGCCAGACCAACGAATACCCCACCGAGGATGCCCTGGCGACGTATCACCTGCCGCCCTTCCAGGCGGCCGTCGACGCCGGCGCCTCCTCGATCATGCCGTACTACGCCAAGCCGGTGAACAGCTCCGCCACCCAGCTGCCCGCCGAGCAGTGGGCCGGGCCGGGCCGGCAGTTCGCCGAGGTCGCCTTCGCCTACGACCCCATCTTCTTGGCCACCATCCTGCGCGAGCAGATGGGGCATGCCGGTTACGTCAACTCCGACTCCGGCATCATCGACGCCATGCCCTGGGGCGTGGAGGAGCTGAGCAAACCCGAGCGCTTCGCCGCGGCCGTCAAGGCGGGCACGGACATTTTCTCCGACATGGCCGATCCCACCGAGCTGAACAAGGCCTACGAACAAGGCCTGCTCGCCGACGCCGACCTCGACCGCGCCTGCACCCGCCTGCTGACCGAACTTTTCGAGCTGGGGCTCTTCGATAACCCCTACGTCGACGAAGACGCCGCCGCCGAGATCATCGGCGCCGAGGAGATCTCCGCGCTGGGCGCCAAGGCCCAGCGACAGTCCGTCACCCTGCTGCGCACCGGCGAGATCCTGCCGCTGCGCCCGAACACGAAGATCTACGCCTATGCCACCGGCCGCACCCAGATCGACTCGGTGCAGGAAAAGCTGGCGGCGGCCGTCGAGAAGTTCGGCGCCACGCTGGTGGACGCCCCAGAGGAAGCCGACCTGGCGATCGTCTGGGCGCGCCCGGAGATCGCGCTGTTCGAAGACGACCGCGAGGGCGTGGCCCTGTCCGTCGACCCGGGCGACAACGGCGTCGACGTCGAGCGCGTCGTCGAGATCGAGAAGACCGTACCCACCCTGCTGGCCGTCAACATGACCAACCCGTGGCTGCTCGCCGAGATCGAACCAGGCGCCGCGGCGGTGGTCGCCACCTTCGAGATCACCCCGGAGAACCTTCTGCGCTCCCTGGCGGGCGAGGACGGCGGCCCGCAGGGCACGCTGCCGCTGACCGTGCCACGCTCCGCGCAGGCCATCGCGGATTCCCCACGCGACGTGCCCGGCAAGTTCTGCGGCGAGGACTACGTCTACCTTGACCGCGACGGGGTGGCCTACTCCTACGGACACGGGTTGCGCTACTAG
- a CDS encoding SGNH/GDSL hydrolase family protein — MTRLLAVVLAALLLAIPAPAHARTLVLFGDSVPADPPLRDYVASELGSSGHTDCPTSGDNYGVRTAEGLGLQAQDFSCSGATSPSVVSLLANRDFSQQVDRALTSAALDGDTARVLITVGFNDLYQGGTPDNFVAAMIPQIERIHDAAPNARVQIVGYPTITDGDDICVVNTDRVVRVHAPAVAHWERQAQHMQAELAAATGVEFVDLKESTRGRHMCAPDELRHWSAIIDDGPTNLPFHLNAHGHRHVAEVIARS; from the coding sequence ATGACTCGTCTTCTCGCCGTGGTGTTGGCGGCGCTTCTTCTCGCTATCCCTGCGCCCGCGCACGCCAGGACGCTGGTTCTCTTCGGCGATTCCGTGCCCGCCGACCCACCCCTGCGCGACTATGTGGCCAGCGAGCTCGGCTCCTCCGGCCACACCGACTGCCCCACCTCCGGGGACAACTACGGGGTGCGCACAGCTGAGGGGCTGGGCCTACAGGCGCAGGATTTCTCCTGCTCCGGCGCCACCTCTCCGAGCGTGGTGTCCCTGCTGGCTAACCGGGACTTCTCCCAACAGGTCGACCGCGCCCTGACCTCCGCAGCGCTGGACGGGGACACCGCCCGCGTGCTCATCACCGTCGGATTCAACGACCTTTACCAAGGCGGGACGCCCGACAACTTCGTGGCCGCGATGATCCCGCAGATCGAGCGCATCCACGACGCCGCCCCCAACGCTCGTGTCCAGATCGTGGGGTATCCCACCATCACCGACGGCGACGACATCTGCGTGGTCAACACCGACCGGGTGGTGCGGGTGCATGCCCCGGCCGTCGCGCACTGGGAGCGCCAGGCACAGCACATGCAGGCGGAGCTGGCGGCAGCGACCGGCGTGGAGTTCGTTGACCTCAAGGAATCGACCCGGGGCCGGCACATGTGCGCCCCCGACGAGCTGCGCCACTGGTCCGCCATCATCGACGACGGCCCGACGAACCTGCCTTTCCACCTCAACGCCCACGGGCACCGGCACGTCGCCGAGGTCATCGCGCGCAGCTGA